In Paroedura picta isolate Pp20150507F chromosome 1, Ppicta_v3.0, whole genome shotgun sequence, the following are encoded in one genomic region:
- the EPCAM gene encoding epithelial cell adhesion molecule — translation MAFLRGVVLPLAALLALVATVCGDCMCEKNKRVIDCTLSNGECRCVSLGSDVTVSCGTLTSKCLLMKAEVIGLEGRTKPKQAFLDNDGIYNPECDNNGNFKAKQCNGTDTCWCVNSAGVRRTEKSDANITCNEVVRTSWIIIETKPVNTALDRQSIERALKEALVQHYLLNEKHINVLYENSYITVELKQNASEKSSRDVDIADVAYYFEKDVKGDPIPLQSRWNITVQGEPLQLQDTLIYYVDEKPPEFTMKRLTAGVISVIVVVALAIVAGILVLIFTRRKTGKYEKAEVKEMNEMHRELKS, via the exons ATGGCTTTTCTCCGTGGGGTCGTCTTGCCCCTGGCGGCGCTCCTGGCTCTCGTGGCCACCGTGTGCGGCG ATTGCATGTGTGAAAAGAATAAGCGAGTCATAGACTGCACATTAAGTAATGGTGAATGCAGGTGTGTTTCTTTGGGATCTGATGTTACAGTATCCTGTGGAACAT TGACATCAAAATGCTTACTGATGAAGGCAGAAGTTATTGGCTTAGAGGGTAGAACTAAACCAAAACAAGCTTTTCTAGACAATGATGGCATTTATAATCCGGAGTGCGACAACAATGGCAACTTCAAAGCGAAACAGTGTAATGGGACAGACACTTGCTGGTGTGTTAACTCTGCTGGAGTACGAAGAACTGAAAAGAGTGATGCAAACATTACATGCAATGAAGTAGTCAGGACAAG CTGGATTATCATTGAAACAAAGCCTGTAAACACTGCTTTAGACAGACAGTCTATTGAGAG GGCCTTAAAAGAAGCACTTGTTCAACATTACCTCTTGAATGAAAAGCACATAAATGTTCTG TATGAGAACTCATATATCACTGTTGAGCTAAAACAAAATGCTTCAGAGAAATCTTCAAGGGATGTGGATATAGCTGATGTAGCTTACTACTTTGAAAAAGAT GTCAAAGGGGACCCCATACCTCTGCAGTCCCGCTGGAATATTACAGTTCAAGGAGAACCTCTGCAGCTTCAAGACACTCTGATATATTATGTTGATGAAAAGCCACCAGAGTTCACAATGAAACGTTTGACCGCTGGAGTAATTTCTGTCATTGTTGTTGTGGCATTGGCAATAGTTGCTGGCATTCTTGTACTG